The following proteins are co-located in the Schistocerca nitens isolate TAMUIC-IGC-003100 chromosome 2, iqSchNite1.1, whole genome shotgun sequence genome:
- the LOC126234899 gene encoding neuroligin-2-like, translating into MRSRVCGALLALLIMTATVPGPGVGSWTRDRYRGGGGGGGGAAQTMVTREVRIKQGWLQGLVMELQSPNLGPVDAFLGVPYALAPVGSKRFVPPSAPPPWEGLREAFSYAPVCPQRPPNMQDVSDERYNYLKRLLPYLSNTSEDCLYLNIYVPQQA; encoded by the exons ATGAGGTCCAGAGTGTGCGGCGCCCTGCTGGCGCTGCTGATAATGACAGCGACGGTCCCGGGGCCAGGAGTAGGCTCGTGGACGCGCGACAGGTACCGGGGtggtggcggaggcggcggcggcgccgcccaGACGATGGTGACTCGCGAGGTGCGGATCAAGCAGGGCTGGCTGCAGGGCCTGGTGATGGAGCTGCAGAGCCCCAACCTCGGCCCAGTGGACGCCTTCCTGGGCGTGCCGTACGCGCTGGCGCCCGTCGGCTCCAAGCGCTTCGTGCCGCCGTCGGCGCCGCCGCCCTGGGAGGGCCTGCGAGAGGCGTTCAGCTACGCGCCCGTCTGCCCGCAGCGGCCACCCAACATGCAGGACGTCAGCGACGAGCGCTACAACTACCTCAAGCGGCTGCTGCCGTACCTCTCCAACACCAGCGAGGACTGCCTCTACCTCAACATCTACGTCCCGCAGCAAG CCTAA